A single window of Sphingobacteriales bacterium DNA harbors:
- a CDS encoding rhomboid family intramembrane serine protease, translating to MLFDSIWKDLKWQYQYGSPLVKIIFINAFVFIILNLLSVIDYFAKTNFGSFTLELISFKASKELLYQPWSILTYQFTQVGFLHILFNMLWLHLFGSIVSDFIGKNKIVPLYIIGGFFGAILYSIISAILFFSKSDLYNANNIMYGASAGVMAVVLAAATLAPNYEIRLLLLGNVKIKWIALVTVILDIIFLNDGNLGGHLSHLGGAFFGWLFITQLRNGNDYAHKFYAIIDFFKNIFKKKPKMKVVYNEKKEKVYAEETKKHQHQHQKNTNNNRPLNKQEKQKQLDTILDKINSSGYDSLNKDEKDFLYQISKED from the coding sequence ATGTTGTTCGATTCGATTTGGAAAGACTTAAAGTGGCAGTATCAATATGGTTCGCCATTGGTCAAAATAATATTTATAAATGCATTTGTTTTTATCATTCTTAATTTATTAAGTGTAATAGATTATTTTGCAAAAACAAACTTTGGCTCTTTTACCTTAGAACTTATCTCATTCAAAGCATCAAAAGAATTACTTTATCAGCCTTGGAGTATACTTACTTATCAATTTACGCAAGTTGGGTTTCTGCATATTTTGTTTAATATGCTTTGGTTGCATTTGTTTGGAAGCATTGTAAGTGATTTTATTGGAAAGAATAAAATTGTTCCATTATACATTATTGGTGGTTTTTTTGGTGCTATATTATATTCAATCATCAGTGCGATATTGTTCTTCAGTAAATCAGATTTATACAATGCCAATAACATTATGTATGGTGCATCTGCTGGTGTGATGGCTGTTGTATTAGCAGCAGCAACCTTAGCACCTAACTACGAAATAAGATTATTGCTATTGGGCAATGTAAAAATAAAATGGATAGCACTTGTAACAGTTATTTTAGATATTATTTTTCTAAATGATGGAAATCTTGGTGGACATTTATCGCATTTAGGTGGTGCATTTTTTGGTTGGTTATTCATAACTCAACTAAGAAATGGTAACGACTATGCACACAAATTTTATGCTATAATAGATTTCTTTAAAAATATTTTTAAGAAGAAACCAAAGATGAAAGTTGTGTACAACGAAAAAAAAGAAAAAGTGTATGCCGAAGAAACTAAAAAACATCAACATCAACATCAAAAAAATACAAACAACAATAGACCATTAAATAAACAAGAGAAACAAAAACAGCTAGACACTATTTTAGATAAAATAAATTCATCTGGCTATGATAGTCTGAACAAAGATGAAAAAGATTTTTTATATCAAATAAGTAAAGAAGATTGA
- a CDS encoding rhomboid family intramembrane serine protease has product MQRMTPIVQNIIIINVLVFIAQNVLPNATTLLAMYYPTNPMFKPMQLVTHMFAHGGIFHLLFNMYALYSFGTILERVLPAKRFLFLYFFSGLGAIAVHLIVGAVTAYTIAGTPFINQEMALSSNTLGQVYFPALVGASGALYGLLAAFGYLFPNTELMFMFIPVPIKAKYMIPLVILVYDIGFAQYGLDNVAHYAHIGGAIFGFALMYYWNKTQKSDFY; this is encoded by the coding sequence ATGCAAAGAATGACACCTATAGTTCAGAATATTATTATTATTAATGTCTTAGTTTTTATTGCACAAAATGTGCTGCCCAATGCCACTACATTATTAGCAATGTACTATCCAACCAATCCAATGTTCAAGCCTATGCAACTTGTAACGCATATGTTTGCACACGGTGGCATATTCCATTTGTTATTCAATATGTATGCATTGTATAGCTTTGGTACAATTCTAGAGCGTGTTTTACCAGCTAAAAGGTTTTTGTTTTTGTACTTTTTCTCAGGGCTTGGAGCAATAGCAGTGCATCTTATTGTTGGCGCTGTTACTGCATACACCATTGCTGGTACTCCTTTTATCAATCAAGAAATGGCATTGTCCAGCAATACATTAGGTCAGGTTTATTTTCCTGCATTAGTAGGTGCATCTGGCGCATTGTATGGTTTGTTGGCAGCTTTTGGTTATTTGTTTCCAAATACAGAACTAATGTTTATGTTTATTCCTGTGCCAATTAAAGCAAAATATATGATACCATTAGTTATTTTGGTATACGATATTGGATTTGCTCAATATGGCTTAGACAATGTAGCGCACTATGCACATATTGGTGGTGCCATATTTGGGTTTGCATTGATGTATTATTGGAACAAAACGCAAAAATCAGACTTTTATTAG
- a CDS encoding glycosyltransferase encodes MDISVVIPLLNEEESLPELFSWIDRVMQENKFTYEIIAVDDGSIDNSWNVISELSKKNNAIKGIRFLRNYGKSAALHTAFQDAQGDVVITMDADLQDSPDEIPALYKMIKEDKYHIVSGWKQKRFDNKLTKNIPSKLFNFVTQRVSGIHNLHDFNCGLKAYDVEVVKHIEIYGEMHRYIPVIAKWNGFTKITEKVVQHQKRKYGVSKFGMSRFVNGFLDLLSITFVGRFGKRPMHIFGTLGTISFIFGFMILIYLSLSKTIFGEGGISNRPAFYLGILTIIVGTQLFVAGFLGELLVRNSAERNYYHIKQKLGL; translated from the coding sequence TTGGATATATCAGTAGTCATACCTTTGCTTAATGAAGAAGAATCATTGCCAGAACTATTTTCGTGGATAGATAGAGTGATGCAAGAAAATAAATTTACTTATGAAATAATTGCAGTAGATGACGGTAGCATAGACAATTCGTGGAATGTAATAAGTGAATTATCTAAAAAGAATAATGCAATAAAAGGCATTCGATTCTTACGCAATTATGGTAAATCTGCAGCATTGCATACAGCATTTCAAGATGCACAAGGTGATGTAGTCATTACGATGGATGCAGATTTGCAAGATTCTCCAGACGAAATTCCTGCATTATACAAAATGATAAAAGAAGACAAATATCATATTGTATCTGGATGGAAACAAAAAAGATTTGACAATAAATTGACTAAAAATATTCCATCAAAACTATTCAATTTTGTGACACAAAGAGTCTCTGGTATTCATAATCTACATGATTTTAATTGTGGTCTAAAAGCTTATGATGTAGAAGTTGTGAAACATATAGAAATTTATGGTGAAATGCATCGATACATTCCAGTAATTGCCAAATGGAATGGTTTTACAAAAATTACTGAGAAAGTTGTGCAACATCAGAAACGGAAATATGGTGTGTCTAAGTTTGGAATGTCAAGATTTGTAAATGGATTTTTAGACTTGTTGAGCATCACTTTTGTTGGAAGATTTGGCAAACGACCAATGCACATTTTTGGCACATTAGGTACTATATCATTTATCTTTGGATTTATGATACTTATCTATTTGTCATTATCTAAAACAATATTTGGCGAAGGTGGCATATCAAACAGACCAGCATTTTACTTAGGTATATTGACGATTATTGTAGGCACACAACTTTTTGTTGCAGGATTTTTAGGTGAATTATTAGTAAGAAACAGTGCAGAGCGAAATTATTATCACATAAAACAGAAGTTGGGTTTGTAA
- a CDS encoding dihydroorotase, which yields MNILIKNVTILDANSKYHQQVVDVLVENGSIKEIKKNIDASVDTYDYAGHILSVGFCDLVTQIADPGFEHRDTISTIAKSAIAGGFTAICAMPNNLPITQNKAAIQYIKSNAQNTAIEIYPIAALTQNFDGKTPTEMLDLHHAGAIAFSDIPNTSKNAGILSRALLYTKQFDGLVIEMPFDSDLIADACVHESELSVRLGLKGIPNIAEYLAVYQAIEILKYTGGNLHLTGISCKESLDLVAKAKADKLNITASCFVHHLVSTENELLNYNSNFKVFPPLRSDADRLALIQGVKDKTIDCVATQHTPLDTEHKELEFEYAAFGMLGLETALSLLLTDTDIELERIVEVLATNPRQLIKQSSIIAEQSKADFVIIDPNKAWTFTEKHIQSLSKNSPYINKQLKGSVKAIFSKNNFIIHE from the coding sequence ATGAATATATTAATAAAAAATGTAACAATTTTAGATGCCAATTCAAAATACCATCAGCAAGTAGTAGATGTGTTAGTTGAAAATGGTAGTATAAAAGAAATCAAAAAAAATATAGATGCTTCTGTTGATACATATGATTATGCTGGTCATATACTTTCAGTAGGTTTCTGTGATTTGGTTACACAAATTGCAGATCCAGGTTTTGAGCACAGAGATACAATTAGTACCATTGCAAAATCTGCCATAGCTGGCGGATTTACTGCCATTTGCGCTATGCCAAACAATCTACCAATTACACAAAATAAAGCGGCAATACAATACATAAAATCTAATGCACAAAACACAGCAATAGAAATATATCCAATTGCAGCACTTACGCAAAATTTTGATGGAAAAACACCAACAGAAATGCTTGATTTACACCACGCAGGTGCAATTGCTTTTTCTGATATTCCAAATACATCAAAAAATGCGGGTATATTATCTCGCGCATTATTATATACCAAACAATTTGATGGTCTTGTAATAGAAATGCCATTTGATTCAGATTTAATAGCTGATGCTTGTGTACATGAAAGTGAACTTTCTGTGAGATTAGGACTTAAAGGAATTCCAAATATTGCAGAATACCTTGCAGTTTATCAAGCTATAGAAATATTAAAATATACTGGAGGAAATTTACACCTTACAGGAATTTCGTGCAAAGAATCTTTAGATTTAGTTGCAAAAGCAAAAGCAGATAAGCTAAACATTACAGCATCATGCTTTGTACATCATTTAGTATCTACTGAAAATGAATTGCTAAATTATAATTCTAACTTTAAAGTATTTCCACCACTTAGAAGTGATGCAGATAGATTGGCATTAATACAAGGTGTAAAAGATAAAACAATAGATTGTGTAGCTACACAACACACACCATTAGATACAGAACATAAAGAACTAGAATTTGAATATGCAGCATTTGGAATGTTAGGCTTAGAAACTGCATTGAGTTTGTTGCTAACAGACACAGACATTGAGTTAGAAAGAATAGTAGAAGTATTAGCCACCAATCCAAGACAACTAATTAAACAAAGTAGCATAATTGCAGAACAGTCTAAAGCTGATTTTGTAATTATTGACCCAAATAAGGCATGGACATTTACTGAAAAGCATATCCAATCTTTATCAAAAAATTCGCCTTATATAAATAAACAACTGAAAGGAAGTGTAAAAGCTATATTCAGTAAAAATAATTTTATTATACATGAATGA
- a CDS encoding GNAT family N-acetyltransferase, translating into MILRTITENDFTYIIRHSKPEDFEQVFQIWYDNQVTSLNRDIKNNLLLYKNRFQNNFKNQDGNFKFWVAEYDSIIIGFQSSNRTESNPVVTNEQAESSTYIKIGFGGKNIGYNIMKICLEELINTEIMLFYGKIIITNIAMIKIVEKLGWIKIGVTPESIKYPKFPKSLLYVYNVPEK; encoded by the coding sequence ATGATTTTGAGAACTATAACTGAAAATGATTTCACTTATATAATACGGCATTCAAAACCAGAAGATTTTGAACAAGTATTTCAGATTTGGTATGACAATCAAGTTACCTCTTTAAACAGAGATATTAAAAATAATTTACTTTTATATAAAAATAGATTTCAAAATAACTTTAAGAACCAAGATGGAAATTTTAAATTTTGGGTAGCTGAATATGATTCAATAATTATTGGTTTTCAATCTTCAAATAGAACAGAATCAAACCCTGTGGTTACAAATGAACAAGCAGAAAGTTCAACTTATATTAAAATAGGATTTGGTGGAAAAAATATCGGTTATAATATTATGAAAATATGCTTAGAAGAATTAATCAATACTGAAATTATGTTGTTTTATGGCAAAATAATAATAACAAATATAGCAATGATAAAAATAGTAGAAAAATTAGGTTGGATAAAAATAGGTGTAACTCCTGAAAGTATTAAATACCCTAAGTTTCCCAAATCATTGTTGTACGTATATAATGTTCCAGAAAAATGA
- a CDS encoding nicotinamide mononucleotide transporter, with the protein MIKFDWIGVCFSLLGWYLMSKHRFKGLLVLFIANILWIIFGIQEKLYSLVFLQVSFIVLNIKTNIDWYNIEKSKPSEYQDESFKSIKKLFRQ; encoded by the coding sequence ATGATTAAATTCGATTGGATAGGCGTTTGTTTTAGTTTGCTTGGTTGGTATTTAATGAGCAAGCACAGATTTAAAGGATTGCTAGTGTTATTTATTGCTAATATTTTATGGATAATTTTTGGAATTCAAGAAAAATTGTATTCATTAGTATTTCTTCAAGTTAGTTTTATTGTATTAAATATTAAGACAAATATTGATTGGTATAATATAGAAAAATCAAAACCATCAGAATATCAAGATGAATCTTTTAAATCAATAAAAAAACTTTTTAGACAATAA
- a CDS encoding endonuclease/exonuclease/phosphatase family protein, whose amino-acid sequence MKFIKLFVSFFSRTLNIISVVFLFITLAASYISPAKIAIIPLLGYLFPVAVVLNVLFVFAWILRKRWFFWVSTLSLLLSYTQINNLITISKETSNNNGLKVMSYNVKNFDLYNWSENLVAQEKIFETIESENPDVICFQEFYSDTTLKFNTIKKLKQLGYTYYFFSKELVLRNTEEWGIATFSKFPIIDTQKILKQEHKSFYGKYPYKGICTTINYNKKHIQIINVHLQSVHFGKEDYKTITDIKEIEQVDESGAISLMNKLKKAFKRRATQADALKQILNTQQQEYILCGDFNDLPNSYTYNTISEDLEDVFTENGFGVGSTYSGNIPFLRIDYFLHTQGVNASDFNIIKNNISDHYPIVARFQL is encoded by the coding sequence TTGAAATTCATAAAATTATTCGTATCCTTCTTTTCAAGAACACTCAATATCATTAGTGTCGTTTTTTTATTTATTACCTTAGCAGCAAGTTATATTAGTCCAGCAAAAATTGCAATTATACCATTATTGGGTTATTTATTTCCAGTTGCAGTTGTACTAAATGTGCTCTTTGTTTTTGCTTGGATATTAAGAAAAAGATGGTTCTTTTGGGTATCTACATTGTCATTGCTATTAAGTTATACGCAAATAAATAATCTCATTACAATAAGCAAAGAAACATCAAACAACAATGGATTGAAAGTAATGAGTTATAATGTAAAGAATTTTGATTTGTATAATTGGAGTGAAAATTTGGTAGCTCAAGAAAAAATATTTGAAACTATAGAGTCAGAAAATCCAGACGTAATTTGCTTTCAAGAGTTTTATTCTGACACGACATTAAAATTCAATACCATAAAAAAACTAAAACAATTAGGTTATACATATTATTTCTTTTCAAAAGAATTGGTCTTGAGAAATACAGAAGAATGGGGCATTGCTACATTTTCAAAATTTCCAATAATCGATACTCAGAAAATATTAAAACAAGAACACAAAAGCTTCTATGGAAAATATCCGTACAAAGGCATTTGTACTACAATTAATTACAACAAAAAGCATATACAAATTATAAATGTACACTTGCAATCTGTGCATTTTGGCAAAGAAGATTATAAAACAATTACAGATATAAAAGAGATAGAACAAGTAGATGAAAGTGGTGCTATCAGCTTGATGAATAAATTAAAAAAAGCATTCAAACGTAGAGCAACACAAGCAGATGCATTAAAACAAATATTAAACACACAACAACAAGAATATATTTTGTGTGGCGATTTTAATGATTTGCCAAACTCATATACTTACAACACTATTTCTGAAGATTTGGAAGATGTTTTTACAGAAAACGGATTTGGCGTAGGTAGCACTTACAGTGGCAATATTCCTTTTTTGAGAATAGATTATTTTTTGCATACACAAGGTGTTAATGCATCTGATTTTAATATTATTAAAAACAATATTTCAGATCATTATCCTATTGTAGCTCGTTTTCAATTGTAG
- a CDS encoding BatA domain-containing protein has translation MQFISPLFLIALLVLAIPILIHLFYFRKYKRVLFSDIKFLKEIKEQKSTVENLKKKLILACRLLALFFLVLAFAQPFFGKKNSGNDKGNVAACVYIDNSFSTQLKYSSTNVLDMQIQKAKEIASTFNLDDRLYLLTNDMSYNQGWMNKQDFLSALDNINASAVSKNVDEILNRQNVILNNVTAQQKWRVLISDFQRNMIQQQVDTTFETYILPIQAENTNNIYIDSCWLDQPLVLLNMNNKLKYKIHNSSNAGAKEANVSLKINQQTKSIHKLSIASQSSMVDSFSFSVTQAGNQNIEIFVEDYPITYDNHFYASLNVSKNEYVLSIHDDGTPNYIQSIFQNDAYFILEQNHVNQINYSSINKYKFIVLNHVHDISSGLSIALKSYVSSGGILFIVPSKISISQVIIHCYPI, from the coding sequence ATGCAATTTATTTCGCCACTTTTTTTAATTGCGCTGCTCGTTCTGGCAATTCCTATCCTAATACACTTATTCTATTTCAGAAAATATAAAAGAGTTTTGTTTTCAGATATTAAATTTCTGAAAGAAATAAAAGAACAAAAATCTACAGTAGAAAATTTAAAGAAAAAACTAATATTGGCTTGTAGATTATTAGCACTGTTTTTTTTGGTACTTGCATTTGCTCAGCCATTTTTTGGCAAAAAAAATTCTGGAAACGATAAAGGTAATGTGGCTGCTTGTGTGTATATAGACAATTCATTTTCTACACAGCTAAAATATTCATCGACCAATGTATTGGATATGCAAATTCAAAAAGCAAAAGAAATTGCATCTACATTTAATCTGGATGATAGATTGTATTTGCTAACGAATGATATGAGCTACAACCAGGGTTGGATGAACAAGCAAGATTTTTTGAGTGCCTTAGATAATATAAATGCATCTGCCGTAAGTAAAAATGTAGACGAAATATTGAATAGACAAAATGTAATTCTAAATAATGTAACGGCACAACAAAAATGGAGAGTTCTAATTTCTGATTTCCAAAGAAACATGATTCAGCAACAAGTAGATACTACTTTCGAAACATATATTTTACCTATACAAGCAGAAAATACCAATAATATATACATAGATTCTTGTTGGCTAGACCAACCTTTGGTATTGCTAAATATGAATAACAAACTAAAATATAAAATTCATAATAGTTCTAATGCTGGCGCAAAAGAGGCAAATGTATCTCTGAAAATTAACCAACAAACAAAATCTATACACAAACTAAGCATTGCAAGCCAATCCAGTATGGTAGATTCTTTTAGTTTCTCAGTAACACAAGCAGGCAATCAAAATATAGAAATCTTTGTAGAAGATTACCCAATTACCTACGACAATCATTTTTATGCATCACTAAATGTATCTAAAAATGAGTACGTACTTTCCATTCATGATGATGGTACGCCAAACTATATTCAGTCTATTTTTCAGAATGATGCGTATTTTATTTTAGAACAAAATCATGTAAATCAAATTAACTATTCATCTATCAATAAGTATAAATTCATTGTATTAAACCATGTTCATGATATAAGTTCTGGTTTGTCTATTGCACTAAAAAGCTATGTATCAAGTGGAGGAATTTTGTTTATTGTTCCATCAAAAATATCAATATCTCAAGTTATAATACACTGTTATCCAATTTAG
- a CDS encoding Hsp70 family protein, with translation MENTINYGIDLGTTNSAIAKFVKGEVVIFSNPQDYGRNTLPSVVMYKKDKIQVGNKAKEFLEKDPKSVVGVFKRKMGTTESFKIKSINESKTPIELSAQVLKELKTFVNTGDTLDAVVITIPASFDTIQSNATKEAGIQAGFKQVVLLQEPIAASLAYANMKKAREMQEGQWLVYDLGGGTFDVALIKIKNGEMKVLDHEGDNFLGGADFDNMIVEKLVIPKICEKFKFSNLEDDMKSASGKLNAKYYVLLRRAEEAKITLSSKTSAEIVVDGFEDEDGNEVDMEIVITRSEFNELIRTNIDGTIEMIKQILTRNSLKPIELQFTLMVGGSTYIPYVRSRVEEILQIPVNCEIDPTTAVAIGAAYYSATRKKEIIDNKEKKNYTVSVKHSCPTMSKEKDVLFAAKVTGNFENLSFKITRGDGGYNSGMKKLSEIINEELPLVNDAFNFFEFTVYDDNNNVIETDLSSFNVNSSFTISGQPIPEDICLEVDDYDNPGKTRLKPIFFKNAILPLRSQGISFPLNKGMIKGNDDDFIYINVLEGSHLALPEANKGIGFMEIRGTQIKRDIAKGSDIEIKISISESRDIEIEVYLNMADQIFKQTFNPKERHTQIEFLKEQVEDLSDKLELEIQEATEKEDFETAGALSKLKKEMETVSEETGSLTSDDVTDKRYQLEDKKRKIAQQIDSATKHKRIQQVKAHYFETKEECEKMLDENGNDHERKTFNDIVAQEIAFFATNSPIKIQEKSDELHSIIGKIRWRTPDFLKGIFQFCKNNQSKMNSQDEAKSHIDAGNFALASENWDRLREIDIELLDLLPKNTRDNIIQPKFGYGI, from the coding sequence ATGGAAAATACAATAAATTACGGTATAGATTTAGGCACAACAAATAGTGCAATTGCAAAATTTGTAAAAGGAGAAGTTGTCATATTTTCAAATCCACAAGATTACGGTAGAAATACATTGCCTTCTGTGGTAATGTATAAAAAAGATAAAATTCAAGTTGGAAACAAAGCAAAAGAATTTTTAGAAAAAGACCCTAAAAGTGTAGTTGGAGTTTTCAAAAGAAAAATGGGAACAACAGAAAGTTTCAAGATAAAATCTATCAACGAATCAAAAACACCAATTGAATTATCAGCACAAGTTTTAAAAGAACTTAAAACCTTTGTGAACACAGGCGATACTTTGGATGCAGTTGTAATAACTATTCCAGCATCTTTTGACACCATTCAATCAAACGCAACAAAAGAAGCAGGAATACAAGCAGGATTTAAGCAAGTTGTATTATTACAAGAACCAATTGCAGCAAGTTTGGCTTACGCAAATATGAAGAAAGCTAGAGAAATGCAAGAGGGCCAATGGTTGGTTTATGATTTGGGTGGTGGAACTTTTGATGTAGCCTTAATCAAAATCAAAAACGGAGAAATGAAAGTTTTAGACCACGAGGGCGACAACTTTCTGGGTGGAGCAGACTTTGATAATATGATAGTTGAAAAATTAGTTATCCCAAAAATTTGCGAAAAATTTAAGTTCTCAAATTTGGAAGATGATATGAAAAGTGCATCTGGCAAACTCAATGCAAAATACTACGTCTTATTGCGTAGGGCAGAAGAAGCTAAAATTACTTTATCTTCAAAAACATCAGCAGAAATAGTAGTTGATGGCTTTGAAGATGAAGACGGTAACGAGGTAGATATGGAAATTGTTATAACACGTTCCGAGTTCAACGAATTGATAAGAACAAATATTGATGGAACAATTGAAATGATTAAACAAATCCTTACAAGAAATTCATTAAAACCGATCGAATTACAATTTACATTAATGGTTGGTGGTTCTACTTACATTCCTTATGTACGAAGTCGAGTCGAGGAGATTTTACAAATTCCTGTAAATTGTGAAATTGACCCAACAACAGCAGTAGCAATTGGTGCAGCATATTATTCAGCAACAAGAAAAAAAGAAATTATAGACAATAAGGAGAAAAAGAATTACACAGTTTCAGTTAAGCATTCTTGCCCAACAATGTCAAAAGAAAAGGATGTTTTATTTGCAGCAAAAGTTACCGGTAATTTTGAAAACTTATCTTTTAAAATTACTAGAGGTGATGGAGGTTATAATTCGGGAATGAAAAAATTATCGGAAATTATTAATGAAGAACTACCTCTTGTAAATGATGCATTTAATTTCTTTGAATTTACTGTTTATGATGATAATAATAATGTAATTGAAACTGATTTAAGTTCGTTTAACGTAAACAGCTCATTTACAATAAGTGGGCAACCAATTCCAGAGGATATATGTTTAGAAGTAGATGATTACGATAACCCAGGTAAAACAAGGCTAAAACCAATTTTCTTTAAAAATGCAATATTGCCTTTGCGTTCTCAAGGTATAAGTTTTCCATTGAATAAAGGAATGATAAAAGGCAATGACGATGATTTTATTTATATCAATGTTTTAGAAGGTTCTCATTTGGCATTGCCTGAAGCAAATAAGGGAATTGGTTTTATGGAAATTAGGGGAACACAAATTAAAAGAGATATTGCAAAAGGATCAGACATTGAAATAAAAATTTCTATTTCCGAAAGTAGAGATATAGAAATAGAGGTGTATTTAAATATGGCAGACCAAATATTTAAACAAACCTTTAATCCAAAAGAACGACATACACAAATTGAATTTCTAAAAGAACAAGTTGAAGATTTGTCCGACAAATTAGAGTTGGAAATACAAGAAGCGACAGAGAAGGAAGATTTTGAAACGGCAGGTGCGTTGAGTAAACTCAAAAAAGAAATGGAAACTGTAAGTGAAGAAACAGGAAGCCTTACGAGCGATGATGTTACGGATAAGCGTTACCAATTAGAAGATAAAAAAAGAAAAATTGCACAGCAAATTGATAGTGCAACAAAACATAAACGCATACAACAAGTAAAAGCTCATTATTTTGAAACTAAAGAAGAGTGCGAAAAAATGTTAGATGAAAATGGTAACGACCACGAGAGAAAAACATTTAATGATATTGTTGCTCAAGAAATTGCGTTCTTTGCAACAAATAGCCCAATAAAAATTCAAGAAAAATCTGATGAACTTCATAGCATTATTGGTAAAATTAGGTGGAGAACCCCCGATTTTCTTAAAGGAATTTTTCAATTCTGTAAGAACAATCAATCAAAAATGAATAGTCAAGATGAAGCTAAAAGTCACATTGATGCTGGCAATTTCGCTTTGGCTAGTGAAAATTGGGATAGATTAAGAGAAATTGACATTGAGTTACTTGACTTACTACCTAAAAATACAAGAGATAATATTATTCAACCAAAATTTGGTTACGGAATATAA
- the rsgA gene encoding ribosome small subunit-dependent GTPase A yields the protein MRGRVIQTTGSWYQVYLAEQNRTIACRLKGKLKIKDIDTTNPIAVGDYVLVENSDDKNDFVITEIEERRNYIIRQSPRQKHQRHIIASNIDQFFIIATISQPRTSIGFLDRCIAAAECYHIPVTIIINKKDILRDKDLQKLEDWKMIYKHISYPIHVISSFNDEDLLNIKNLLRNKTTLVAGHSGVGKTSLLNAINPNLKLKTGTISTKWEKGKHTTTFATLYQIETDTYIIDTPGIKEFSILHVEPEEVSGYFIDINHFAKDCKYNNCMHINEPDCKVVEALEQGKLAPSRYENYLNIIQNIEETNYWERK from the coding sequence ATGCGTGGTAGAGTGATACAAACTACAGGAAGTTGGTACCAAGTATATTTGGCAGAACAAAATAGAACTATTGCTTGTAGACTTAAAGGCAAGCTAAAAATAAAAGATATTGATACAACCAATCCAATTGCTGTTGGCGATTATGTTTTGGTAGAAAACTCAGATGATAAAAATGATTTTGTTATCACAGAGATAGAAGAACGAAGAAATTATATCATCAGGCAATCTCCAAGGCAAAAACACCAAAGGCATATTATTGCATCAAATATAGACCAGTTTTTTATTATTGCTACCATTTCGCAACCAAGAACTTCTATTGGATTTTTAGATAGATGTATTGCAGCAGCAGAATGCTATCATATTCCAGTTACAATTATCATCAATAAAAAAGATATTTTAAGAGATAAAGATTTACAAAAATTAGAAGATTGGAAAATGATATACAAACATATATCTTATCCAATTCATGTTATATCGTCATTTAACGATGAAGACTTATTAAATATAAAGAATCTACTACGTAATAAGACAACTTTAGTTGCTGGACATTCTGGTGTAGGCAAAACAAGTTTATTAAATGCTATTAATCCAAACCTAAAACTTAAAACTGGTACTATTTCTACAAAATGGGAAAAAGGAAAGCACACTACTACTTTTGCTACACTGTACCAAATAGAAACCGACACATATATTATTGACACACCAGGCATCAAAGAATTTTCTATTCTACATGTAGAGCCTGAAGAAGTTTCTGGATATTTTATAGACATCAATCATTTTGCAAAAGATTGTAAATACAATAATTGCATGCATATCAATGAGCCAGATTGTAAAGTTGTAGAAGCCTTAGAACAAGGAAAACTTGCACCTTCAAGATACGAGAACTATCTAAACATTATACAAAATATAGAAGAAACAAACTATTGGGAGAGAAAATAA